A region from the Actinoplanes sp. OR16 genome encodes:
- a CDS encoding AraC family transcriptional regulator, translating to MRSPAADIGGSVGATGQNVDRAPLVTLDRSPGTSPVAVYRLPDRGATGHPAAAGPHRHDFLVMFYAHRAGGTVGIDGRAWSVRDGYLFVIAPGQAVSFPTEAGTAAAIVDEGWVVRFPADAVPPGAYASWRAHPLLFPFARGIDRVQRLTVPVGERGSWLGRFGDLDRELRDRPDGYHEAAVAHLTLLLVAAARLSAGVAGQLRSSDEPLLAAVFDVIEERFGEPISLADVAAAVSLTPGHVTTVLRRRTGRTVQQWLVQRRMQEARRLLTETDLTVAAVGRRVGYADVSYFIRRFRAEHRMTPVMWRDRAPGD from the coding sequence ATGCGTTCTCCGGCTGCGGACATCGGCGGATCTGTGGGGGCGACCGGACAGAATGTGGATCGGGCGCCGCTGGTCACGCTCGACCGGTCGCCGGGGACGTCGCCGGTTGCGGTCTATCGGCTGCCGGACCGGGGCGCCACCGGGCATCCGGCTGCCGCAGGGCCGCACCGGCACGACTTCCTGGTGATGTTCTACGCGCATCGGGCCGGCGGGACGGTCGGCATCGACGGCCGGGCCTGGAGCGTCCGGGACGGGTACCTGTTCGTGATCGCGCCCGGGCAGGCCGTCTCCTTCCCGACGGAGGCCGGGACAGCTGCGGCGATCGTGGACGAGGGATGGGTGGTGCGGTTCCCCGCCGACGCCGTGCCGCCGGGGGCGTACGCGTCGTGGCGGGCTCATCCGCTGCTGTTCCCGTTCGCCAGGGGCATCGATCGCGTACAGCGCCTGACGGTTCCGGTGGGTGAGCGGGGCTCGTGGCTGGGACGGTTCGGGGACCTGGACCGGGAACTGCGGGACCGGCCGGACGGATATCACGAGGCCGCCGTCGCGCATCTGACCCTGCTGCTCGTCGCGGCCGCGCGGCTCTCCGCCGGGGTGGCCGGGCAGCTGCGGTCGTCCGACGAGCCGCTGCTCGCCGCCGTGTTCGACGTGATCGAGGAACGGTTCGGCGAGCCGATCTCACTCGCCGATGTGGCAGCCGCGGTGTCGCTGACGCCGGGACATGTGACGACAGTGCTGCGGCGCCGGACCGGCCGGACCGTCCAGCAGTGGCTGGTGCAGCGGCGGATGCAGGAGGCGCGGCGGCTGCTGACCGAAACCGATCTGACGGTCGCGGCCGTCGGCCGGCGGGTGGGGTACGCGGACGTCAGCTACTTCATCCGGCGGTTCCGGGCCGAGCACCGGATGACGCCGGTCATGTGGCGGGACCGGGCGCCCGGGGACTGA
- a CDS encoding helix-turn-helix transcriptional regulator, whose product MRQTEHPSLEAVDLPTVLDALADPVRLEVIRQLAVADGVVLGRFQVGVTMSTLSHHLSVLLSSGLVRISQQGKYRRCELRMTEVESRFPGLLPTILAIVCGQPFA is encoded by the coding sequence ATGCGCCAGACCGAGCACCCGTCCTTGGAGGCCGTCGACCTCCCGACGGTGCTCGACGCCCTCGCCGACCCGGTCCGCCTCGAAGTGATCCGGCAGCTGGCCGTCGCCGACGGCGTGGTTCTCGGGCGATTCCAGGTGGGCGTGACGATGTCGACGCTCTCCCACCATCTGTCCGTGCTGCTCAGCAGTGGACTCGTGCGGATCAGCCAGCAGGGCAAGTACCGCCGGTGTGAGCTCCGGATGACCGAGGTGGAGTCGCGGTTCCCCGGCCTGTTGCCGACGATCTTGGCGATCGTGTGCGGGCAGCCGTTCGCTTGA
- a CDS encoding (2Fe-2S)-binding protein, whose product MSDARILEGRVAAATRVLQRLGASAGLEERVVASTVFLGLAARLVSPPLGAAVIGGAVPVADPARMRWQAVESGPIPIVYDDLGASEADDVTAIVDVITTLVAPILDGFRTRFVLSPQVLWGNVASALGGAHTMIAKAVPEHAARSAFLLESLLAREPLAGMATLHHPADGHWFLVRRNCCLYYRIPGGGTCGDCVLVPAEDRRRQWQAILGR is encoded by the coding sequence TTGTCGGATGCCCGGATCCTGGAAGGGCGTGTCGCTGCCGCCACGCGGGTTCTCCAACGTCTGGGCGCCTCCGCGGGCCTTGAGGAACGCGTTGTCGCCTCCACCGTCTTCCTCGGCCTGGCGGCCCGGCTCGTGTCCCCGCCACTGGGCGCCGCGGTCATCGGTGGAGCCGTGCCGGTCGCCGACCCCGCACGGATGCGCTGGCAGGCTGTCGAGAGTGGCCCGATCCCGATCGTCTATGACGATCTCGGAGCGAGCGAGGCCGACGACGTCACCGCGATCGTCGACGTGATCACCACGCTGGTGGCGCCGATCCTGGACGGTTTCCGGACGCGGTTCGTGCTGTCGCCGCAGGTGTTGTGGGGCAACGTCGCCTCCGCGCTCGGCGGCGCCCACACCATGATCGCCAAGGCCGTGCCGGAGCACGCGGCCCGCAGCGCGTTCCTCCTGGAGTCGCTGCTCGCCCGGGAGCCGCTGGCCGGGATGGCCACCCTGCACCACCCTGCCGACGGGCATTGGTTCCTGGTACGCCGGAACTGCTGCCTCTACTACCGCATCCCCGGCGGCGGCACGTGCGGTGACTGTGTGCTGGTGCCGGCCGAGGACCGCCGCCGGCAATGGCAGGCGATCCTCGGCCGATGA
- a CDS encoding sugar phosphate isomerase/epimerase: MSLQYGVSLYSYTGDMYTLLTLSDAMAEIADLGATGIEILGEGNIPGYPSPPAAWIDSWHALLARYGLTPTNYGSWIDSRMWQHRDLTVDEGVSILQRDLRLAATLGFSSVRPKIGVISMDLKPHPIWDEVVSRSLDLAASLNIVICPEIHAPTPIKHEVVDEYLAFIERTGSPNFRLLIDTGIFQRSATFAKHAGLSDEAQEEGWRKPLAVPMSDLAEVLPYTHFIQAKFFDIDASLQDPQIPWDEIVATLVKHGYSGYLSSEYEGDREPYRGVEQVRRQHALLRSLEAAA; this comes from the coding sequence ATGAGCCTCCAGTACGGCGTCTCGCTCTACAGCTACACCGGCGACATGTACACGCTGCTCACCCTCTCCGACGCGATGGCGGAGATCGCCGATCTCGGCGCGACCGGCATCGAGATCCTCGGTGAGGGCAACATCCCCGGCTATCCGTCTCCGCCGGCCGCCTGGATCGACTCCTGGCACGCGCTGCTGGCGCGATACGGCCTCACGCCGACGAACTACGGCTCCTGGATCGACTCGCGGATGTGGCAGCACCGCGATCTCACGGTGGACGAGGGTGTCTCCATCCTCCAGCGGGACCTGCGGCTCGCCGCGACATTGGGCTTCTCTTCGGTACGGCCGAAGATCGGTGTGATCTCGATGGACCTGAAGCCACACCCGATCTGGGACGAGGTGGTGTCCCGGTCGCTCGACCTGGCCGCCTCGCTGAACATCGTGATCTGCCCGGAGATCCACGCCCCGACGCCGATCAAGCACGAGGTCGTCGACGAGTACCTCGCGTTCATCGAGCGGACCGGCTCGCCGAACTTCCGGCTCCTCATCGACACCGGCATCTTCCAGCGGTCGGCGACGTTCGCGAAGCACGCCGGGCTCAGCGACGAGGCGCAGGAGGAGGGGTGGCGCAAGCCGCTCGCCGTACCGATGTCCGATCTTGCGGAGGTCCTGCCCTACACGCACTTCATCCAGGCCAAGTTCTTCGACATCGACGCCTCCTTGCAGGATCCGCAGATCCCGTGGGACGAGATCGTGGCGACGCTGGTGAAGCACGGCTACTCCGGCTACCTGTCCAGCGAGTACGAGGGTGACCGCGAGCCGTACCGCGGCGTCGAGCAGGTGCGCCGCCAGCACGCGCTGCTGCGCTCGCTGGAAGCCGCGGCATGA
- a CDS encoding Gfo/Idh/MocA family protein, translating into MKQLRAAVVGTGFMGAVHSRSIITAGGSLVAVVGSSASRGAEAAATFGASFGTGSLDEALDAGVDVVHVCTPNTSHHSYAKKAIEAGVAVVCEKPLAIASADAEELTALAAARGVVATVPFVYRYYASVREARARLRAPGADTPWLLHGSYLQDWLADPAATNWRVSPAAGGPSRAFADIGVHWCDLLEFVTGQRIVSVSAKFGRSVASRPTEDGAVVAFTTDLGAIGSVVVSQATPGRKNALSFSFDSASASYAFCQETPESLWVGGLSSNEIVLRDPSRTGTRAGLPAGHPQGYYECFADFVADTYAAIRGSAVDGLPSFADGLRANRITAAVIASAASGRWEEIA; encoded by the coding sequence ATGAAGCAGCTGCGCGCGGCGGTGGTCGGGACCGGGTTCATGGGCGCCGTCCACTCGCGCTCGATCATCACGGCCGGCGGGTCGCTCGTCGCCGTCGTCGGATCCTCCGCTTCCCGGGGGGCCGAGGCCGCCGCCACGTTCGGGGCGTCCTTCGGGACCGGGTCACTCGACGAGGCATTGGACGCCGGAGTCGACGTCGTTCATGTGTGCACGCCCAACACGAGCCATCACTCGTACGCCAAGAAGGCGATCGAAGCCGGTGTCGCCGTCGTCTGCGAGAAACCCCTCGCGATCGCGTCCGCGGACGCGGAGGAGCTGACCGCGCTGGCCGCCGCCCGGGGCGTCGTGGCGACGGTGCCGTTCGTCTACCGCTACTACGCGTCGGTACGGGAAGCGCGGGCACGGTTGCGGGCGCCCGGCGCGGACACGCCCTGGCTGCTGCACGGAAGCTACCTGCAGGACTGGCTCGCCGATCCGGCCGCGACGAACTGGCGGGTGTCCCCGGCCGCCGGCGGACCGTCGCGGGCCTTCGCGGACATCGGCGTGCACTGGTGCGACCTGCTCGAATTCGTGACGGGTCAGCGGATCGTGAGCGTGTCCGCGAAGTTCGGTCGTTCCGTCGCCTCGCGCCCCACGGAGGACGGCGCGGTCGTCGCCTTCACGACCGATCTCGGGGCGATCGGCAGTGTCGTCGTCAGCCAGGCCACGCCGGGGCGGAAGAACGCGCTGTCGTTCTCGTTCGACAGCGCGTCCGCCTCGTACGCCTTCTGCCAGGAGACCCCGGAGTCGCTCTGGGTCGGCGGGCTGTCCTCGAACGAGATCGTCCTGCGTGATCCGTCTCGGACCGGCACGCGGGCCGGGCTGCCGGCCGGCCATCCGCAGGGGTACTACGAGTGCTTCGCCGACTTCGTGGCGGACACCTATGCGGCGATCCGGGGCTCGGCCGTCGACGGCCTTCCGTCGTTCGCCGACGGCCTGCGGGCCAACCGGATCACCGCGGCCGTCATCGCGTCCGCTGCCTCGGGGCGCTGGGAGGAGATCGCATGA
- a CDS encoding DUF6379 domain-containing protein — protein MLDRDIIQNRGFRNVPGGFQFRLRMPNYRGVQGSLIEGVSVSVDDELHFDRSIPLWTLQGREFTLAELAVSTEVRWQLDEAAIITVPHPGGLAPGVHHLSVGIALQAPYIPAEFQPSVFTAERKGTILP, from the coding sequence ATGCTAGACAGGGACATCATCCAGAACCGCGGGTTCCGCAACGTGCCCGGCGGTTTCCAGTTCCGGCTGCGGATGCCGAACTACCGCGGCGTCCAGGGCAGCCTCATCGAGGGCGTCTCGGTGTCCGTCGACGACGAGCTGCACTTCGACCGGTCGATCCCCCTCTGGACCCTCCAGGGTCGCGAGTTCACCCTCGCCGAGCTCGCCGTCTCCACCGAGGTGCGCTGGCAGCTCGACGAGGCAGCGATCATCACGGTTCCGCACCCGGGTGGGCTCGCCCCCGGCGTCCACCACCTGTCGGTCGGCATCGCGCTGCAGGCCCCGTACATCCCCGCCGAGTTCCAGCCGTCGGTCTTCACCGCCGAGCGAAAGGGCACGATCCTGCCATGA
- a CDS encoding MFS transporter, whose amino-acid sequence MSISPAISPEVLDPADDPRAVRGRERAAFTLGDIASNLTWTTISSYLLFFYTDVASIAAATAGTLMLVARLLDAFFDPAVGMILDRTTTRWGRARPYLLFGAPLLSVLTVLTFVTPAGGKLGAVSWAYVTFILVGLAYSLVNVPYGVLMSMATRDSGTRMKLAGFRAFGIGLGLIVVSTATQPLIAFFGGSTTSRTGFFWTITIYAVTGMALFWVVFASVKERVPLTPVSSGTTKGALRTMFRNGPWLTVVVFSILSFARLGIITGGAVYFALHTLHNPGAISIILLAFSLSAVLGSVVTAPILRRLGHRNGILLGLVASIVLTIPLYYLQDDLAAFTIVFFLANIVGGFGFVAVPALVADTVEWQEWRSGQRNEGLLFSGYSMSTKIGAALGSALLAWGLAAVGYRPDDVTAEVSDGIMLLFLVLPAIIAALQAVCIGLYRLEAQLPQIKAEIAQRRG is encoded by the coding sequence ATGAGCATCAGCCCCGCCATAAGCCCGGAAGTCCTCGATCCGGCCGACGACCCGCGTGCCGTCCGCGGCCGGGAACGCGCCGCCTTCACGCTCGGCGACATCGCGTCGAACCTGACCTGGACGACGATCTCCAGCTACCTGCTGTTCTTCTACACCGACGTCGCGTCCATCGCGGCGGCCACCGCCGGCACGCTGATGCTGGTGGCGCGCCTGCTCGACGCGTTCTTCGACCCGGCCGTCGGCATGATCCTCGACCGGACGACGACGCGCTGGGGGCGTGCCCGGCCGTACCTGCTCTTCGGCGCGCCGCTGCTGAGCGTCCTCACCGTTCTCACGTTCGTGACGCCGGCCGGCGGCAAGCTGGGCGCGGTGTCCTGGGCCTACGTCACCTTCATCCTGGTCGGCCTGGCGTATTCGCTGGTCAACGTGCCCTATGGCGTGCTCATGTCGATGGCTACGCGTGACTCCGGTACGCGGATGAAGCTGGCCGGTTTCCGGGCGTTCGGTATCGGCCTGGGTCTGATCGTCGTGTCGACGGCGACGCAGCCGTTGATCGCGTTCTTCGGCGGCTCGACGACCTCTCGCACCGGATTCTTCTGGACGATCACGATCTATGCGGTCACCGGCATGGCGCTCTTCTGGGTCGTCTTCGCCTCCGTCAAGGAGCGGGTGCCGCTGACCCCGGTCTCTTCCGGCACCACCAAGGGCGCTCTGAGGACCATGTTCCGCAACGGGCCCTGGCTGACCGTCGTCGTCTTCAGCATCCTGTCCTTCGCCCGGCTCGGCATCATCACCGGCGGCGCCGTCTACTTCGCCCTGCACACGCTGCACAACCCGGGCGCCATCTCGATCATCCTGCTGGCGTTCTCGCTGTCGGCGGTGCTCGGCTCCGTGGTGACCGCCCCGATCCTCCGCCGGCTCGGCCACCGCAACGGCATCCTGCTCGGCCTGGTCGCCTCGATCGTCCTGACGATCCCGCTCTACTACCTGCAGGACGACCTGGCGGCGTTCACCATCGTCTTCTTCCTGGCGAACATCGTCGGCGGCTTCGGCTTCGTCGCGGTCCCGGCGCTCGTCGCCGACACCGTCGAATGGCAGGAGTGGCGCAGCGGCCAGCGCAACGAGGGCCTGCTCTTCTCCGGCTACAGCATGAGCACGAAGATCGGCGCCGCCCTCGGATCCGCCCTGCTCGCCTGGGGTCTGGCCGCGGTCGGCTACCGGCCGGACGATGTCACCGCCGAGGTGAGCGACGGCATCATGCTGCTGTTCCTGGTGCTGCCAGCTATCATCGCCGCGCTGCAGGCGGTGTGCATCGGGCTCTACCGGCTCGAGGCGCAGCTGCCGCAGATCAAGGCCGAGATCGCTCAGCGTCGCGGCTGA
- a CDS encoding GMC oxidoreductase: MNPIPTAVDVAIIGSGPAGATYARILSERAPGLRVALFEAGPLVSDPPGAHVKNIRSPEERAAAQRLSEGPRPTTGTDTLEDYAGRLQRPGTFLLPEDGDMPAAAMSANVGGMAAHWTGACPRPGESERIGFLPAIDQWLTEAERLLGVSAEVLADAPLAGEVRRRLAAALDADRASDRTVRPMPLAVRAEPDGHLHWSGSDVVFGDATRSNPGFSLHPSSLVTRVLTEDDAVRGVLVRTVEDGVEHQVAARFVVVAADSLRTPQVLFASGIRPPALGRHLNDQPQIVYAVQLRDIPSTAAHTGISGVSWVPFTDAHPFHGQVMQLDASPVPFAGEVVPGSIVGLGWFCAKDIQASDRIEFSDTEVDDHGMPAMRIHYSLTSHDLANLETAEKEIQQAAAALGDPLDDRPPLRFPAGASLHYQGSVRMGPVDDGTSVCGPDSRVWGVKGLYVAGNGVIPTATACNPTLTGVALAVGGALAICEEI, from the coding sequence ATGAACCCCATCCCCACCGCTGTAGACGTCGCCATCATCGGCAGCGGCCCCGCCGGCGCCACCTATGCGCGGATCCTCAGCGAGCGGGCGCCGGGCCTGCGGGTCGCGCTGTTCGAGGCCGGTCCGCTGGTCAGCGACCCGCCCGGCGCGCACGTGAAGAACATCCGCTCCCCGGAGGAGCGCGCCGCGGCACAGCGGCTCTCCGAAGGACCGCGCCCGACCACCGGGACCGACACCCTGGAGGACTACGCCGGCCGTCTCCAGCGCCCGGGCACCTTCCTGCTGCCCGAGGACGGGGACATGCCGGCCGCCGCCATGTCGGCGAACGTCGGCGGGATGGCCGCGCACTGGACCGGCGCCTGCCCGCGTCCCGGCGAGAGCGAGCGCATCGGCTTCCTGCCCGCGATCGATCAGTGGCTGACCGAGGCGGAGCGGCTCCTGGGCGTCTCCGCCGAGGTGCTCGCCGACGCGCCGCTCGCGGGCGAGGTGCGGCGCCGGCTCGCTGCCGCGCTGGACGCCGATCGCGCTTCCGACCGGACGGTACGGCCGATGCCGCTCGCCGTCCGCGCCGAACCGGACGGGCATCTCCACTGGTCCGGCAGCGACGTGGTCTTCGGCGACGCGACGCGATCCAACCCGGGCTTCAGCCTGCACCCGTCGTCACTGGTCACCCGGGTGCTGACCGAGGACGACGCGGTTCGCGGCGTCCTGGTCCGCACCGTCGAGGACGGCGTCGAGCACCAGGTCGCGGCCCGGTTCGTGGTGGTGGCGGCGGACAGTCTCCGTACCCCGCAGGTCCTCTTCGCCTCCGGCATCCGTCCCCCGGCGCTGGGCCGCCATCTCAACGATCAACCCCAGATCGTGTACGCGGTACAGCTCCGTGACATCCCCTCCACCGCCGCGCACACCGGCATCAGTGGCGTGAGCTGGGTCCCGTTCACCGACGCGCATCCATTCCACGGCCAGGTCATGCAGCTCGACGCGTCCCCGGTCCCGTTCGCCGGGGAGGTCGTCCCGGGCTCGATCGTCGGGCTGGGATGGTTCTGCGCCAAGGACATCCAGGCGTCCGACCGGATCGAGTTCAGCGACACCGAGGTCGACGACCACGGGATGCCGGCGATGCGGATCCACTACTCCCTGACCTCGCACGATCTCGCCAACCTGGAGACGGCGGAGAAGGAGATCCAGCAGGCCGCGGCAGCCCTCGGCGACCCGCTCGACGACCGGCCGCCGCTGCGGTTCCCGGCCGGCGCCTCGCTGCATTACCAGGGCAGCGTGCGCATGGGGCCGGTCGACGACGGCACGTCGGTGTGCGGGCCGGACAGCCGGGTCTGGGGCGTCAAGGGCCTGTACGTCGCGGGCAACGGCGTGATCCCGACCGCCACCGCCTGCAACCCCACCCTGACCGGTGTAGCGCTCGCCGTGGGCGGCGCTCTGGCCATCTGTGAGGAGATCTGA
- a CDS encoding sugar phosphate isomerase/epimerase has product MSARQPVTLFTGQWADLPFEEVARLASSWGYDGLEIAASGDHLDLERASEDEAYLRSRVDILDKYGLRCWAISNHLAGQAVCDDPIDFRHQAILRPAVWGDGSDEGVRQRAAADMKRAARVARRLGADVVVGFTGSSIWRYVAMFPPVPQSVIDEGYEDFARRWNPILDVFDAEGVRFAHEVHPSEIAYDYWTSVRTLEAIGHRPAFGFNWDPSHMLWQGVDTVGFITDFADRIYHVDCKDTRIRPQTGRSGILGSHLPWGDPRRGWDFVSTGHGDVPWEDAFRALASIGYSGPISIEWEDAGMDRLHGAAEAVTAVRRLLWRLPEAAFDAAFSQR; this is encoded by the coding sequence ATGAGCGCGCGTCAACCGGTCACACTCTTCACCGGTCAGTGGGCGGATCTGCCGTTCGAGGAGGTGGCGCGGCTGGCGTCCTCCTGGGGTTACGACGGCCTGGAGATCGCCGCCTCCGGTGATCATCTGGATCTCGAGCGGGCCTCGGAGGATGAGGCGTATCTGCGATCCCGGGTGGACATCCTGGACAAGTACGGCCTGCGCTGCTGGGCGATCTCGAATCATCTGGCCGGCCAGGCGGTCTGCGACGACCCGATCGATTTCCGCCACCAGGCGATCCTGCGTCCCGCTGTCTGGGGCGACGGATCTGATGAGGGCGTCCGTCAGCGTGCCGCCGCGGACATGAAGCGGGCGGCGCGGGTCGCTCGTCGCCTGGGCGCGGACGTGGTGGTCGGGTTCACCGGGTCGTCCATCTGGCGGTATGTCGCGATGTTCCCACCGGTTCCGCAATCGGTGATCGACGAGGGGTACGAGGACTTCGCCCGCCGCTGGAACCCGATCCTCGACGTCTTCGACGCCGAGGGCGTCCGCTTCGCCCACGAGGTGCACCCGTCCGAGATCGCCTACGACTACTGGACGTCGGTGCGGACCCTGGAGGCGATCGGCCACCGTCCCGCGTTCGGCTTCAACTGGGACCCGTCGCACATGCTGTGGCAGGGTGTCGACACCGTCGGTTTCATCACCGACTTCGCCGACCGCATCTACCACGTGGACTGCAAGGACACCCGCATCCGCCCGCAGACCGGCCGCTCCGGCATCCTCGGCTCCCACCTGCCCTGGGGCGACCCGCGCCGAGGCTGGGACTTCGTCTCGACCGGCCACGGGGACGTCCCCTGGGAGGACGCCTTCCGTGCCCTGGCGTCGATCGGCTACTCCGGCCCCATCTCGATCGAATGGGAGGACGCCGGCATGGACCGCCTCCACGGCGCTGCCGAGGCCGTCACCGCGGTCCGCAGGCTGCTGTGGAGACTCCCGGAGGCCGCTTTCGACGCGGCCTTCTCCCAGCGGTGA
- a CDS encoding class I SAM-dependent methyltransferase — MTDTDFVPAMGKRWLLPLYDPFSRLAGAGRVHRQLLDHAALTGDQDILEIGCGTGNLLTALARRRPAATLHGIDPDPGALAIARRKARRRGLTIRYERAFAGALPYENGAMDRVLSSFMLHHLDENARARALTEAARVLRPGGELHIADVDGTDKHGDSHRHPLIAAASPDRVLAALREAGFTRVAESLRGTSRFGAYVLYRATAQR; from the coding sequence ATGACCGACACCGACTTCGTCCCGGCGATGGGCAAGCGCTGGCTGCTACCGCTCTACGACCCGTTCAGCCGTCTCGCCGGCGCGGGCCGCGTCCACCGGCAACTGCTCGACCACGCCGCCCTCACCGGCGACCAGGACATCCTGGAGATCGGCTGCGGCACCGGCAACCTGCTGACCGCCCTGGCCCGCCGCCGGCCGGCCGCAACCCTGCACGGCATCGACCCGGACCCCGGCGCCCTCGCGATAGCCCGTCGCAAGGCGAGGCGCCGCGGGCTGACGATCCGGTACGAGAGGGCGTTCGCCGGCGCCCTCCCGTACGAGAACGGCGCGATGGACCGCGTCCTCTCCTCGTTCATGCTTCATCACCTCGACGAGAACGCCCGCGCCCGGGCCCTCACCGAAGCCGCCCGCGTACTGCGCCCCGGCGGCGAACTCCACATCGCCGACGTGGACGGCACCGACAAGCACGGCGACAGCCACCGTCATCCGCTGATCGCCGCCGCCAGCCCCGACCGGGTCCTGGCCGCCCTGCGGGAGGCGGGCTTCACCCGGGTGGCGGAGTCACTGCGCGGCACGTCCCGTTTCGGCGCCTACGTCCTCTACCGGGCGACCGCCCAGCGGTGA
- a CDS encoding aldo/keto reductase, with protein MKRKLGTLEVSAIGLGCMGLSHGYGPPVDTPDGIDLIHAAIDSGVTFFDTAEVYGPFTNEELVGQALKGHRDKVVLATKFGFAIGDGGREVDSRPAHIREAVDGSLKRLGVDHIDLLYQHRVDPDVPIEDVAGTVKELIEAGKVNHFGLSEAGVDVIRRAHAVQPVTALQSEYSLWWREPEQEILPLLRELGIGFVPFSPLGRGFLTGAITSDTSFHSTDMRAGLPRFTAEARAANQALVDLVSAIAHRLGATPAQVALAWLLAQSPSIVPIPGTTKVTRVRQNVVAASLRLTPDDLTELTDAAHKIPIEGHRYTEAMEKWINR; from the coding sequence ATGAAGCGCAAGCTCGGCACGCTCGAGGTCTCCGCGATCGGTCTCGGTTGCATGGGGCTCAGCCACGGCTACGGCCCGCCCGTCGACACGCCGGACGGCATCGACCTGATCCACGCCGCGATCGACAGTGGCGTCACGTTCTTCGACACCGCCGAGGTGTACGGCCCGTTCACCAACGAGGAACTGGTCGGCCAGGCCCTGAAGGGTCACCGCGACAAGGTCGTGCTGGCCACCAAGTTCGGTTTCGCGATCGGCGACGGCGGCCGCGAGGTCGACAGCCGCCCCGCGCACATCCGGGAGGCCGTCGACGGTTCCCTGAAGCGCCTCGGCGTCGACCACATCGATCTGCTCTACCAGCACCGCGTCGACCCGGACGTCCCGATCGAGGACGTCGCCGGCACGGTCAAGGAGCTGATCGAGGCCGGCAAGGTGAATCATTTCGGTCTCTCCGAGGCGGGCGTCGACGTCATCCGGCGCGCCCACGCCGTGCAGCCGGTGACGGCGCTGCAGAGTGAGTACTCGTTGTGGTGGCGCGAGCCCGAGCAGGAGATCCTTCCGCTGCTCCGCGAGCTGGGCATCGGTTTCGTCCCGTTCAGCCCGCTCGGCCGCGGCTTCCTGACCGGCGCGATCACGTCCGACACGTCCTTCCACAGCACCGACATGCGCGCCGGCCTGCCCCGGTTCACCGCCGAGGCGCGTGCCGCGAACCAGGCCCTCGTCGACCTCGTGTCGGCCATCGCCCATCGCCTCGGCGCCACGCCCGCTCAGGTCGCCCTCGCCTGGCTGCTGGCCCAGAGCCCCTCCATCGTCCCGATCCCGGGCACCACCAAGGTCACCCGTGTCCGCCAGAACGTCGTCGCCGCGTCCTTGCGGCTCACGCCGGACGACCTGACCGAGCTGACCGACGCCGCCCACAAGATCCCGATCGAGGGTCATCGCTACACCGAAGCCATGGAGAAGTGGATCAACAGATAA
- a CDS encoding CbtA family protein, which yields MPTEHRFISLLLRGLLAGLIAGLLAGAFAYTFGETHIDAAIAIEEAAAPPATPGAAEEEPLVSREGQKAGLVLATTLYGIAMGGLIATAYTLLRRRLRTPSDSRAALSLAGAALLGAVLVPWIKYPPNPPAVGDPSTINQRTWSYLALLVLGLVAVWAAVIASRTQAAEWRRATAGVVAFLVVVAVAYLLLPSIQEVPDTFPAALLWDFRLVSLGVQAVLWTALGLAFAALVTPRVPAAAQVETAAA from the coding sequence GTGCCCACCGAGCACCGCTTCATATCCCTGCTGCTCCGCGGCCTGCTGGCCGGCTTGATCGCCGGACTGCTGGCGGGCGCTTTCGCCTATACGTTCGGTGAGACCCACATCGACGCGGCCATCGCCATCGAGGAGGCCGCCGCTCCTCCGGCAACCCCCGGCGCCGCCGAGGAGGAACCCCTGGTCAGCCGGGAGGGGCAGAAGGCCGGTCTGGTCCTGGCGACCACGCTGTACGGCATCGCCATGGGCGGGCTGATCGCCACGGCGTACACCCTGCTGCGCCGCCGCCTGCGCACCCCGAGCGACTCCCGGGCGGCGCTCTCCCTGGCCGGCGCCGCGCTGCTGGGCGCCGTCCTGGTGCCGTGGATCAAGTACCCGCCGAATCCGCCGGCCGTCGGTGACCCGTCCACGATCAACCAGCGGACCTGGAGTTATCTGGCCCTGCTGGTGCTCGGCCTGGTCGCCGTCTGGGCCGCCGTCATCGCGTCCCGTACGCAGGCCGCCGAGTGGCGCCGCGCGACCGCCGGTGTCGTCGCGTTCCTGGTCGTCGTCGCGGTGGCCTACCTGCTGCTGCCGTCGATTCAGGAGGTGCCGGACACGTTCCCGGCGGCGCTGCTCTGGGACTTCCGGCTGGTGTCGCTCGGCGTGCAGGCGGTGCTGTGGACGGCGCTCGGGCTCGCGTTCGCCGCGCTGGTGACACCCCGCGTCCCCGCTGCGGCTCAGGTGGAGACGGCAGCCGCGTAG